The following are encoded together in the Streptomyces sp. NBC_00341 genome:
- a CDS encoding helix-turn-helix domain-containing protein, with protein MPTPDDSSTGERSTGERIKEQRRRARLSQRALAQRIPYSYSLLNQVECGARVASAAFTAAIAVALGIDVTLLTGPSQATGAQHRRLAALVRPIRESLSLYDLAPGGRIPARPVADLVSDADRLCQEVRATHLRKAARALPEVIGDLTLAATTVPTTETWRALASTYRTAHDIAVKLGFPDLAFVALDRMGWAADRASDPCLAAIRQYRRALGHAEAEQGLGRRLVEAGQALVVDLRSREGLAVAGQLHLGASAVAARAGDSSAVDHHIAAARELAERVGGEAPEVHWLSFGQMNVTLHEMGAAITMRRYDDALRQARALKLPPTTLTSRRSRYLVDRALVEMETGHLDASLRNLVAARRTAPEQTRYHPRTRETVTGLLHTSRRTSESLAGMATWIGL; from the coding sequence ATGCCCACCCCCGACGACAGCAGCACAGGCGAACGCAGCACAGGCGAACGCATCAAGGAGCAACGGCGGCGCGCCCGGCTCAGCCAACGAGCGCTTGCACAGCGGATTCCGTACTCGTACAGCCTGCTGAATCAGGTGGAGTGCGGGGCGCGCGTCGCTTCTGCCGCGTTCACCGCCGCCATTGCTGTCGCCCTCGGGATCGACGTCACTCTCCTCACCGGGCCGTCGCAGGCGACTGGCGCGCAACACCGGCGCCTCGCCGCCCTGGTGCGCCCGATCCGCGAGTCCCTCTCCCTGTACGACCTGGCACCGGGCGGTCGCATCCCGGCACGCCCGGTGGCCGATCTGGTGTCGGATGCCGACCGCCTCTGTCAGGAGGTCCGGGCGACGCACCTCCGCAAAGCGGCGCGGGCCCTGCCCGAGGTCATCGGCGACCTGACTCTCGCAGCCACCACCGTGCCGACGACCGAGACGTGGCGTGCCCTCGCGTCCACCTACCGCACGGCTCACGACATCGCCGTGAAGCTGGGTTTCCCTGACCTCGCCTTCGTCGCCCTGGACCGCATGGGCTGGGCCGCCGACCGGGCGTCGGACCCGTGCCTTGCCGCGATTCGCCAGTACCGCCGGGCGCTCGGGCATGCCGAGGCCGAGCAGGGTCTCGGGCGGCGGCTGGTCGAGGCCGGTCAGGCGCTCGTCGTTGACCTGAGGTCGCGGGAAGGGCTCGCCGTCGCCGGTCAACTGCACCTCGGGGCCTCGGCCGTGGCTGCCCGAGCCGGCGACAGCAGTGCCGTTGACCACCACATCGCCGCAGCCCGTGAACTGGCCGAACGCGTCGGCGGCGAGGCCCCCGAGGTGCACTGGCTCAGCTTCGGCCAGATGAACGTGACCCTCCACGAGATGGGCGCGGCCATCACCATGCGCCGCTACGACGACGCGCTGCGCCAAGCCCGCGCGTTGAAGCTTCCGCCCACGACGCTGACCTCACGGCGCTCCCGATATCTGGTGGACCGTGCGCTGGTGGAGATGGAGACCGGGCACCTGGACGCCTCCCTGCGGAACCTGGTCGCAGCACGACGGACCGCCCCGGAGCAGACCCGCTACCACCCGCGGACCCGGGAGACGGTGACAGGGCTGCTCCACACGTCCCGCCGCACGTCTGAATCCCTCGCCGGTATGGCTACCTGGATCGGCCTGTAG
- a CDS encoding flavoprotein produces MTTLYLFGSAAPPVFEVADVISDAQQRGWDVCLGLTPSAARWLEKDVPELERLTDHPVRSEYKLPGQPDVWPKADVILLAPATFNTINQWALGITSTFVVGVVAEGIGKRIPTVAMPCVNAAYAQHPQFDTSVETLRTAGVTVLYGAGGFEPNQPGERLPYPWRLALDAVAGRTA; encoded by the coding sequence ATGACGACTCTCTATCTGTTCGGCTCGGCCGCGCCGCCCGTCTTCGAGGTAGCCGACGTCATCTCAGACGCCCAGCAGCGCGGCTGGGATGTGTGCCTCGGCCTGACACCGTCGGCAGCTCGCTGGCTGGAGAAGGACGTGCCCGAGTTGGAGCGTCTGACCGATCACCCGGTGCGCTCGGAGTACAAGCTCCCCGGGCAGCCGGACGTATGGCCCAAGGCGGACGTCATCCTCCTCGCCCCCGCCACCTTCAACACGATCAATCAGTGGGCCCTCGGGATCACATCGACGTTCGTCGTCGGCGTCGTGGCGGAGGGTATCGGCAAACGGATCCCGACGGTCGCGATGCCGTGTGTGAACGCCGCCTATGCGCAACACCCCCAGTTCGACACGTCGGTGGAGACGCTGCGTACGGCTGGCGTGACGGTGCTCTACGGGGCGGGCGGCTTCGAGCCGAACCAGCCCGGTGAGCGGCTGCCCTACCCGTGGCGCCTTGCTCTCGATGCTGTAGCGGGCCGCACGGCATGA
- a CDS encoding FG-GAP-like repeat-containing protein, which produces MSTSKKHTHRPLGLRRRALLTVGVVVLSGAGSAAYAVAGPAGNGTAVDHEVRAAAVRTVGLAGQGAGRKGLPKQGTKEYSAALLTWSDPDAELKGTAQIRSKGVGTGKWSGWQALPDDPFSADGKEAEDAAPRGGTSAVWTGPSDGVEVRVVAADGSASALPSGMDVKLLDPGTDPAGAPKPVASARDVTPAPSDTGTDAPAPAGTTSSPTDPATPTAPPTTPASPTAPATPSGTATASPSPTAPAPLPSTVVKPPIITQAQWGASTDYDGTPEYGQEIKAAVVHHTGVDQDNGVPCSQSMARMRTIQQEHFARGYYDIGYNFVVDRCGQIFEGRSGGMDLPVTGAHDVGFNTDTVGISYIGNTMTLKPTRAGLEAISRVVAWKFGMYGISPSSNVTLVSGSPLGQDGNKVAEGESITLPRVFGHRDTNATLCPGDALYGKLPLLRTLAASPGISHALTRSDFDGDGVTDLVAGTPQTGSGAGSLTVVPGGDDGPVASAGRIIDQNSPGVPGSSESGDLFGASNAYGDVNGDGYGDLVIGSPGEDDTSGHADSGLISVMYGPALNTGTSYGTATATRATGEKLGTSVATGDFDADGRSDVFSVAPGEPGRWWSYDSGTGAATSGYLNTTAYTAAVSYAAVATGDFNRDGYADAAVNFRDPSGISRVLWLKGSSGGLQRVGILSAKGGRSLAAGDVTGDGIDDLVVGQPGTTESGTTVKGGTVTLLKGTTTGLTATGAITLGQDSADVPGGGETGDDLGASVAVGDYDLDGYADVMAGSPNEDITRAGVSRVDAGAVILFKGTSTGISGTGSVTYSQDTADVSGDTESGDRLGSSVLLQDLSGYGRADLAIGADGENAGDGVFLQLDSGSAGISAKSALYYGRSNLGTPVAAHLGQTLAP; this is translated from the coding sequence TTGAGCACGAGCAAGAAGCACACGCACAGACCGCTGGGCCTGAGGAGACGGGCGCTCCTGACCGTCGGCGTCGTCGTCCTGAGCGGAGCGGGGTCAGCGGCCTACGCGGTCGCCGGTCCGGCCGGCAACGGAACGGCGGTTGACCACGAGGTGCGGGCCGCGGCCGTGCGTACGGTCGGGCTCGCCGGCCAGGGGGCCGGTCGCAAGGGGCTGCCGAAGCAAGGCACCAAGGAGTACAGCGCAGCCCTGCTGACCTGGTCGGACCCGGACGCCGAGCTCAAGGGGACGGCCCAGATACGTTCGAAGGGGGTCGGGACCGGTAAGTGGTCGGGCTGGCAGGCGTTGCCGGACGACCCCTTCTCCGCCGACGGCAAGGAGGCCGAGGACGCGGCGCCCCGCGGCGGCACCTCCGCGGTGTGGACCGGGCCCTCGGACGGCGTCGAGGTGCGGGTGGTCGCCGCAGACGGCTCCGCCTCCGCGCTCCCGTCCGGCATGGACGTGAAACTCCTCGACCCCGGCACCGACCCGGCGGGCGCCCCGAAGCCCGTCGCGTCCGCGCGAGACGTCACGCCGGCCCCGTCGGACACGGGCACCGACGCGCCCGCACCCGCGGGCACCACCTCTTCGCCCACCGATCCCGCGACCCCGACGGCACCGCCCACCACCCCCGCGAGCCCGACCGCCCCGGCCACGCCCAGCGGGACGGCGACGGCCTCCCCTTCGCCGACCGCTCCGGCTCCCCTGCCCTCGACCGTCGTCAAGCCGCCGATCATCACCCAGGCCCAGTGGGGTGCCTCGACGGACTACGACGGCACGCCCGAATACGGTCAGGAGATCAAGGCCGCCGTCGTCCATCACACCGGCGTCGACCAGGACAACGGCGTCCCCTGCAGCCAGTCGATGGCCCGGATGCGCACCATCCAGCAGGAGCACTTCGCCCGCGGCTACTACGACATCGGCTACAACTTCGTCGTCGACCGCTGCGGCCAGATCTTCGAGGGCCGCAGCGGCGGCATGGACCTCCCGGTGACCGGCGCCCACGACGTCGGCTTCAACACCGACACGGTCGGCATCTCGTACATCGGCAACACGATGACGCTGAAGCCGACCCGGGCCGGCCTGGAGGCCATTTCCCGGGTCGTCGCCTGGAAGTTCGGCATGTACGGCATCAGCCCGAGCTCCAACGTGACCCTGGTGTCCGGTTCGCCGCTCGGCCAGGACGGCAACAAGGTCGCAGAGGGCGAATCGATCACGCTGCCCCGGGTCTTCGGCCACCGCGACACCAACGCCACGCTGTGCCCCGGCGACGCCCTGTACGGCAAGCTGCCGCTGCTCCGTACCCTCGCCGCCTCGCCCGGCATCTCGCATGCCCTCACCCGCTCGGACTTCGACGGTGACGGCGTGACCGACCTGGTCGCGGGCACCCCGCAGACGGGCAGCGGCGCCGGTTCGCTCACGGTCGTCCCGGGCGGCGACGACGGCCCGGTCGCCTCCGCGGGGAGGATCATCGACCAGAACAGCCCCGGCGTCCCCGGCAGCAGCGAGTCCGGTGACCTCTTCGGCGCGTCCAACGCGTACGGCGATGTCAACGGTGACGGATACGGCGACCTCGTCATCGGCTCGCCCGGCGAGGACGACACCAGCGGCCACGCCGACTCGGGCCTGATCTCCGTGATGTACGGCCCCGCGCTCAACACCGGCACGTCGTACGGGACCGCGACCGCGACCCGCGCCACCGGTGAGAAGCTCGGCACCTCCGTCGCCACCGGAGACTTCGACGCGGACGGCAGGTCCGACGTCTTCTCCGTCGCGCCCGGCGAGCCCGGCCGCTGGTGGTCGTACGACTCCGGCACCGGCGCGGCCACATCCGGGTACCTGAACACCACCGCCTACACGGCGGCCGTCTCCTACGCGGCCGTCGCCACCGGCGACTTCAACCGGGACGGTTACGCGGACGCCGCCGTCAACTTCCGTGACCCGAGCGGCATTTCCCGTGTCCTGTGGCTGAAGGGATCGTCCGGCGGGCTGCAGCGCGTCGGGATCCTCTCCGCGAAGGGCGGCCGCTCCCTGGCCGCCGGCGACGTCACCGGCGACGGCATCGACGACCTGGTCGTCGGCCAGCCGGGCACGACCGAGTCCGGTACGACCGTCAAGGGCGGCACGGTCACCCTGCTCAAGGGCACGACGACCGGCCTCACCGCGACCGGCGCGATCACTCTCGGACAGGATTCAGCCGATGTGCCGGGCGGCGGCGAGACGGGCGACGACCTCGGCGCCTCCGTCGCAGTCGGCGACTACGACCTCGACGGGTACGCGGACGTCATGGCCGGATCCCCGAACGAGGACATCACCCGTGCCGGGGTGAGCCGGGTGGACGCCGGCGCGGTGATCCTCTTCAAGGGCACCTCCACCGGCATCTCGGGTACCGGCTCGGTCACCTACAGCCAGGACACGGCCGACGTCTCCGGTGACACGGAGTCCGGTGACCGGCTGGGATCCTCCGTCCTCCTCCAGGACCTGTCCGGCTACGGCCGTGCGGACCTGGCGATCGGCGCGGACGGCGAGAACGCCGGCGACGGCGTTTTCCTCCAGCTGGACAGCGGCAGCGCGGGCATCTCCGCCAAGAGCGCCCTCTACTACGGCCGCTCCAACCTCGGCACCCCGGTGGCTGCCCACCTCGGCCAGACGCTGGCACCGTGA
- a CDS encoding transcriptional regulator has translation MKDDPPGLERAALDETIHHPTRLAVVAFLSACDEADFAAVRDGCQVSDSVLSKTASALEAAGYLHVRKGHVGKRPRTWLSLTPVGEQALAGHIAALQNIVTTARSAATTAREAEESAEPAEPTARPVPSPE, from the coding sequence GTGAAGGACGATCCGCCGGGACTGGAGCGGGCCGCCCTGGACGAGACCATCCACCACCCGACCCGGCTGGCCGTGGTCGCCTTTCTCTCCGCGTGCGACGAGGCGGACTTCGCCGCCGTCCGCGACGGCTGCCAGGTGTCCGACTCGGTCCTCAGCAAGACCGCGTCGGCGCTGGAGGCCGCCGGTTACCTGCACGTCCGCAAGGGACACGTCGGCAAGCGCCCCCGGACCTGGCTGTCCCTCACCCCCGTCGGCGAACAGGCCCTGGCCGGCCACATCGCGGCGCTCCAGAACATCGTGACCACGGCCCGGAGCGCGGCCACGACCGCCCGGGAAGCGGAGGAGTCGGCGGAACCTGCGGAGCCGACGGCGCGACCGGTGCCGTCCCCCGAGTGA
- a CDS encoding MFS transporter, which translates to MTTAEPTRAKSGEGRVRGPGGESVPEGAGRFDGFKRRCVRHPVLLTTAVAAVVHILWFFFFANSGGDIAAQDAWAEFVGRHPGTAYNLAWYGGMHPVSYSVVSPYLMSLLGVRTTMMIVGTVSAGLTALILVRVRAVRNPIACSMAGVFAYLCNAMSGRVTFGLGMMFAVGAVAAVFCWPYRWRYRRWAKAAVAAPLAGLATAGSPVAGLFLGVVAAALFLNKRRPGAYALGLAPVVVVALSAWLFPFSGTQPMSVATLSGPFIFAVLIFFLVPGDWKTVRTAAAVYGIGTLLTYVVDSQIGSNVSRMAMLFAGVVLLAALPYARPRSRRWYALVLAIVGLNFWIGFKGVDDIVRTAPDASWARSLAPLVNQLQTVGAERGRVEVVPPSSHREASALAPVVNLARGWNRQADMERNPLFYDDTLNSVNYRQWLDRWAVHYVVLPQGSPDSSGAVQETELVSKGLPYLKPIWSNSNWRLYSVDSPVPLADPPATVDEAGAGELTIHVKKAGRVLIRIPYSRWLAVLDEEGRSVERPQETEESKRREDKDIPRDFVNANGCLIKLDEDQYGDEWTELLAPRAGVYRLGAPYQLSPGTPCPEELR; encoded by the coding sequence GTGACCACTGCTGAGCCGACACGGGCGAAGAGCGGCGAAGGCCGGGTGCGGGGTCCGGGCGGGGAATCCGTGCCGGAGGGCGCCGGTCGGTTCGACGGTTTCAAGCGGCGCTGCGTACGCCATCCGGTCCTCCTGACGACCGCGGTGGCCGCGGTGGTCCACATCCTCTGGTTCTTCTTCTTCGCGAACAGCGGCGGCGACATCGCGGCCCAGGACGCCTGGGCCGAGTTCGTCGGCCGGCACCCCGGTACCGCGTACAACCTGGCCTGGTACGGGGGGATGCACCCCGTCTCGTACAGCGTCGTGTCGCCGTATCTGATGTCGCTGCTCGGTGTCCGTACGACGATGATGATCGTCGGTACGGTCTCGGCGGGGCTGACCGCGCTGATCCTGGTCAGGGTGCGGGCCGTCCGCAATCCGATCGCGTGCTCGATGGCCGGTGTCTTCGCGTATCTGTGCAACGCGATGTCGGGCCGGGTGACATTCGGCCTCGGCATGATGTTCGCGGTCGGTGCGGTGGCGGCGGTGTTCTGCTGGCCGTACCGCTGGCGGTACAGGCGTTGGGCGAAGGCGGCTGTCGCCGCGCCGCTCGCCGGGCTCGCGACCGCCGGCAGTCCTGTGGCCGGGCTCTTCCTCGGTGTGGTCGCGGCGGCCCTGTTCCTGAACAAGCGCCGCCCCGGTGCGTACGCGCTGGGGCTGGCGCCGGTCGTGGTGGTGGCGCTCTCCGCGTGGCTGTTCCCGTTCTCCGGTACGCAGCCGATGTCGGTCGCGACGCTCTCGGGGCCGTTCATCTTCGCGGTCCTGATCTTCTTCCTGGTGCCGGGCGACTGGAAGACGGTGCGGACGGCGGCCGCGGTCTACGGCATCGGGACGCTGCTGACGTACGTCGTGGACTCGCAGATCGGCTCGAACGTGTCGCGGATGGCGATGCTGTTCGCCGGGGTGGTGCTGCTGGCCGCGCTGCCGTACGCGCGGCCCCGCTCCCGGCGGTGGTACGCGCTGGTCCTCGCGATCGTCGGGCTGAACTTCTGGATCGGGTTCAAGGGCGTGGACGACATAGTCCGTACCGCACCCGACGCGTCCTGGGCGCGGTCGCTGGCTCCGCTGGTCAACCAGCTCCAGACGGTCGGTGCCGAACGGGGCCGGGTCGAGGTGGTCCCGCCGAGCAGTCACCGGGAGGCGTCCGCGCTGGCCCCGGTGGTGAACCTGGCCCGCGGCTGGAACCGGCAGGCCGACATGGAGCGCAATCCGCTCTTCTACGACGACACCCTGAACTCCGTGAACTACCGGCAGTGGCTCGACCGCTGGGCCGTGCACTACGTGGTGCTGCCGCAGGGCTCTCCCGACTCCAGTGGCGCGGTGCAGGAGACGGAACTGGTGAGCAAGGGGCTGCCGTACCTGAAGCCGATCTGGTCCAACTCCAACTGGCGGCTCTACTCGGTGGACAGCCCGGTGCCGCTGGCCGATCCGCCGGCGACGGTGGACGAGGCCGGTGCGGGAGAGCTGACCATCCATGTGAAGAAGGCGGGCCGGGTGCTGATCCGCATCCCGTACTCGCGTTGGCTCGCCGTGCTCGACGAGGAGGGCCGCAGCGTGGAGCGACCCCAGGAGACGGAGGAGTCCAAACGCCGCGAGGACAAGGACATCCCCAGGGACTTCGTCAACGCGAACGGCTGCCTGATCAAGCTGGACGAGGACCAGTACGGCGACGAGTGGACGGAACTGCTGGCACCGCGCGCCGGTGTGTACCGGCTCGGCGCGCCGTACCAGCTGTCGCCGGGGACGCCGTGCCCGGAAGAGCTGCGCTGA
- a CDS encoding D-alanyl-D-alanine carboxypeptidase has translation MEEASVAGESPDKSEQRKSSGTARSEHDPRLSVFREPAAPAESGGRTDTATAVFGTQRSESPADGEPAAESAADAAETHEGPGSPAEAPEAAPRAPEEPEEPAEPAGPAEGDEPAEAVDAAKVDAADSVEEPEGAAAEPGSDEAKPEPEPEPEPEPQEGDARLRAAVAAWVSTDDEAGDGEARDDEADGGSADGGPSDEEPAAEAEEPSSEPDEDDDKDSEREPDAKSDVKPDAKPDKKADAKSDPDEDSAAEPKSDAEPEAKSDAEPVAKPDVKPDAKPDKKADAKSDPDEDSAAEPKSDAEPEAKSDAEPVAKPDVKPDAKPDEDSAAKPDAEPDAEPGIDQATAVFKAPKLPRVDQPTTTLKVNPPSAAKPKPGAEPDSARKSEPESPAERTSKFVPLRADDVRPAPAPRSPEAPAPAPAPESGPERPGATPAWGAQLTGDASLGGAERTRQQPMPPRPPLDLLAELTNTPPPPETPVRTAVRRVKIWTPLVLLLVIAFAIVQMVRPLPEPALVMSAESTYTFKGADLKLEWPAQGQSAVSVDGVGSLGSAGAQKPAPIASVAKIMTAYVILQGHPLAGKDQGEKITVDQQAEDESKAEDESKVPISKGQQFTERQMLQLLMIPSGNNVARLLARWDASSEAAFVTKMNDAAKKLGMSHSTYTDPSGLKKTTVSTADDQLKLAAAVMKNEVFQGIVDTPQIKVDGIDTTIYNNNTILLEPGVSGIKTGSSTPAGGNLIWSANTVVDGKKLWIYGAVMGQQAGTGQPYDSLVMSLSNSLKLIKGAQEAVTSAKAVHKGDVVGYVDDGFGGHTPLVATKDLKAMGWQGLEVELSVTGNGKEISRTMKAGTEVGMVTVGTGSGRVSAPVALQQDLTEPGFGQKLTRIS, from the coding sequence ATGGAGGAGGCATCGGTGGCGGGCGAGTCCCCCGACAAGTCGGAGCAGCGGAAGTCGTCGGGAACGGCTCGTAGCGAGCACGATCCGCGGCTCTCGGTGTTCCGCGAACCCGCCGCACCGGCGGAGTCCGGCGGCAGGACGGACACGGCGACGGCCGTGTTCGGTACGCAGCGGTCCGAGTCACCGGCCGACGGCGAGCCCGCGGCCGAGTCCGCCGCGGACGCGGCGGAGACCCACGAGGGCCCTGGGAGCCCGGCAGAGGCCCCTGAGGCCGCTCCGCGCGCCCCGGAGGAGCCCGAGGAGCCCGCAGAGCCCGCAGGGCCTGCGGAGGGCGACGAGCCCGCTGAGGCGGTCGACGCGGCGAAGGTCGATGCGGCGGATTCGGTGGAGGAGCCGGAGGGCGCGGCTGCCGAGCCCGGGAGCGATGAGGCGAAGCCGGAGCCGGAGCCCGAGCCCGAGCCGGAGCCCCAGGAGGGCGATGCGCGGCTGCGTGCGGCCGTTGCCGCCTGGGTGTCCACGGACGACGAGGCGGGGGACGGCGAGGCGCGGGACGACGAGGCCGACGGTGGTTCGGCTGACGGCGGCCCGTCCGACGAGGAACCGGCGGCGGAAGCCGAGGAGCCCAGCTCAGAGCCCGACGAGGATGACGACAAGGACTCCGAACGGGAGCCCGACGCGAAGTCCGACGTAAAGCCCGATGCGAAGCCCGACAAGAAGGCCGACGCGAAGTCCGACCCCGACGAAGACTCCGCCGCAGAGCCCAAATCCGACGCGGAGCCCGAGGCGAAGTCCGACGCGGAGCCCGTCGCGAAGCCGGACGTAAAGCCCGACGCGAAGCCCGACAAGAAGGCCGACGCGAAGTCCGACCCCGACGAAGACTCCGCCGCAGAGCCCAAATCCGACGCGGAGCCCGAGGCGAAGTCCGACGCGGAGCCCGTCGCGAAGCCGGACGTAAAGCCCGACGCGAAGCCCGACGAAGACTCCGCAGCGAAGCCCGACGCGGAGCCCGACGCGGAGCCCGGTATCGACCAGGCGACCGCCGTCTTCAAGGCGCCCAAGCTGCCCCGCGTCGACCAGCCGACGACCACGCTGAAGGTCAACCCGCCGTCGGCCGCGAAGCCGAAGCCCGGGGCCGAGCCGGACTCCGCACGGAAGTCCGAGCCCGAGTCCCCCGCCGAGCGGACCAGCAAGTTCGTACCGCTGCGCGCCGACGACGTACGACCGGCCCCCGCGCCCCGCAGCCCCGAGGCGCCGGCCCCGGCCCCGGCCCCGGAGTCCGGTCCGGAGCGGCCGGGGGCCACCCCCGCGTGGGGCGCCCAGCTGACCGGTGACGCGTCGCTCGGTGGCGCCGAGCGGACCCGGCAGCAGCCGATGCCGCCCAGGCCGCCGCTCGACCTGCTGGCCGAGCTGACGAACACCCCGCCGCCGCCGGAGACCCCGGTCCGCACGGCCGTGCGGAGGGTCAAGATCTGGACGCCGCTGGTGCTCCTGCTGGTGATCGCGTTTGCAATCGTGCAGATGGTGCGTCCGCTGCCGGAGCCCGCGCTCGTGATGTCGGCGGAGTCGACGTACACGTTCAAGGGCGCGGACCTGAAGCTCGAATGGCCCGCGCAGGGGCAGTCGGCGGTCAGCGTGGACGGTGTCGGTTCGCTCGGCTCCGCGGGTGCGCAGAAGCCGGCGCCGATCGCCAGTGTCGCCAAGATCATGACGGCGTACGTGATACTCCAGGGCCACCCCCTCGCCGGCAAGGACCAGGGCGAGAAGATCACTGTCGACCAGCAGGCGGAGGACGAGTCCAAGGCGGAGGACGAGTCCAAGGTGCCGATCTCCAAGGGGCAGCAGTTCACGGAGAGGCAGATGCTGCAGCTCCTGATGATCCCCTCGGGCAACAACGTGGCGCGGCTCCTCGCCCGCTGGGACGCCTCGTCGGAGGCCGCCTTCGTCACCAAGATGAACGACGCGGCCAAGAAGCTCGGCATGAGCCACAGCACGTACACGGACCCGAGCGGTCTGAAGAAGACGACCGTCTCCACCGCCGACGACCAGCTCAAGCTGGCCGCCGCCGTCATGAAGAACGAGGTGTTCCAGGGGATCGTCGACACCCCGCAGATCAAGGTCGACGGCATCGACACGACGATCTACAACAACAACACCATCCTGCTCGAACCGGGCGTGAGCGGTATCAAGACCGGTTCCTCCACCCCGGCGGGCGGCAATCTGATCTGGTCGGCCAACACCGTCGTGGACGGCAAGAAGCTGTGGATCTACGGCGCCGTCATGGGGCAGCAGGCGGGAACCGGCCAGCCGTACGACAGCCTGGTGATGTCGCTGTCCAACAGCCTCAAGCTGATCAAGGGTGCGCAGGAGGCCGTGACCTCGGCCAAGGCGGTCCACAAGGGCGACGTCGTCGGATATGTGGACGACGGGTTCGGCGGCCACACCCCGCTGGTCGCGACCAAGGACCTGAAGGCGATGGGCTGGCAGGGACTTGAGGTGGAGCTCTCCGTGACCGGTAACGGCAAGGAGATCTCGCGCACCATGAAGGCGGGCACGGAGGTCGGCATGGTGACGGTGGGGACGGGCAGCGGCCGGGTCAGCGCACCCGTCGCCCTCCAGCAGGACCTGACGGAACCGGGCTTCGGCCAGAAGCTGACCCGCATCAGCTGA
- a CDS encoding GPP34 family phosphoprotein produces MGRSRRTIPEELLLLALDPTTGTTAQPQSLDLGLAGAQLVELALAGRIAPDGDRIAVVMPRPTGDPTLDSALELLRRRGSPVRAVHWIGGPRLGLRQIYLAHLERCGMVHAVAGQMCGVLPTTRYQATDTAISRDIKARLDSAIRTGVPPDPRTAALAALAHAVGLGKHLYPGNEGRSSRSRLRDLIRHDPMGGLVAHAVMDVQNGAVAQPRRNQAAGVPLQPQAQSQSRRDSMAHTAAH; encoded by the coding sequence ATGGGCAGGAGCCGCAGAACAATTCCGGAGGAGCTTCTGTTGCTCGCTCTGGACCCGACCACGGGTACCACAGCGCAGCCGCAGTCGCTCGACCTCGGCCTCGCCGGAGCCCAGCTAGTAGAGCTGGCCCTGGCAGGACGGATAGCCCCTGACGGGGATCGTATCGCCGTGGTGATGCCACGGCCGACAGGAGATCCGACTCTGGACTCCGCACTGGAACTGCTGCGCAGACGCGGCAGCCCGGTCCGGGCCGTCCACTGGATAGGCGGACCCCGACTGGGGCTTCGCCAGATTTACCTCGCTCATCTGGAGCGGTGCGGCATGGTGCATGCCGTGGCGGGCCAGATGTGCGGAGTGCTGCCGACAACTCGCTACCAGGCGACGGACACGGCAATCAGCCGGGACATCAAGGCCCGGCTGGACAGCGCGATCCGCACCGGCGTACCGCCGGACCCGCGGACCGCGGCGCTCGCCGCACTGGCCCACGCGGTCGGACTCGGCAAGCACCTGTACCCCGGGAACGAGGGGCGCTCTTCGCGCTCCCGGCTCCGGGATCTGATCAGACACGACCCGATGGGCGGTCTCGTGGCGCACGCCGTCATGGACGTCCAGAACGGGGCGGTCGCACAGCCGCGCCGCAACCAGGCGGCCGGCGTTCCGTTGCAACCGCAAGCACAGTCGCAGTCACGTCGCGACAGCATGGCGCACACCGCGGCCCACTAG
- a CDS encoding helix-turn-helix transcriptional regulator encodes MPSNVNPTVRRRRLGQELRRLREIKGMTAEEVAERLLVSQSKISRLENGRRSISQRDVRDLCGVYEVEDVRVVDSLMQMAKDSRQQGWWHAFGDIPYSVYIGLETDAESLRVYEPQVIPGLLQTRQYAEALIKGALPEAPQTDIDKRVSVRSRRQDRINSPEHPLRLWAVIDESALRRLVGDKQVMIEQLERLVELSHLPHVTVQVLPFDMGAHPGINGQYAILEFPDAADSSVVYIEGVTSDLYLEKANDVQLYSVMYEHLRAQALNVEQTRIFIDEIAKSYTRLDPS; translated from the coding sequence GTGCCGTCCAACGTCAATCCCACCGTCAGACGACGCCGGTTGGGTCAGGAATTGCGCCGCCTGCGCGAGATCAAGGGCATGACCGCAGAAGAGGTGGCGGAGCGACTGCTGGTCTCGCAGTCGAAGATCAGCCGCCTGGAGAACGGCCGCCGTTCCATCAGCCAGCGCGATGTCCGCGACCTCTGCGGGGTGTACGAGGTCGAGGACGTCCGGGTCGTCGACTCGCTCATGCAGATGGCCAAGGACTCCCGCCAGCAGGGCTGGTGGCATGCCTTCGGCGACATCCCGTACAGCGTCTACATCGGTCTGGAGACCGATGCCGAATCGCTGCGGGTGTACGAACCCCAGGTGATCCCGGGCCTGCTGCAGACCCGGCAGTACGCCGAGGCGCTGATCAAGGGCGCGCTGCCGGAGGCGCCGCAGACCGACATCGACAAGCGCGTGAGCGTCCGCTCGCGCCGCCAGGACCGGATCAACTCCCCCGAGCACCCGCTGCGGCTGTGGGCGGTGATCGACGAGTCCGCGCTGCGCCGGCTGGTCGGCGACAAGCAGGTGATGATCGAGCAGCTGGAACGTCTGGTCGAGCTGTCGCACCTGCCGCACGTGACCGTCCAGGTGCTGCCGTTCGACATGGGCGCCCATCCCGGGATCAACGGGCAGTACGCCATCCTGGAATTCCCGGACGCCGCGGATTCCAGCGTCGTCTACATCGAGGGAGTCACCAGCGACCTCTATCTGGAGAAGGCGAATGACGTCCAGCTGTACAGCGTCATGTACGAGCACCTGCGGGCGCAGGCCCTGAATGTGGAGCAGACCCGGATCTTCATCGACGAGATCGCGAAGAGCTACACCCGCCTGGACCCGTCCTGA